GCCAATTTAAACTATGTTAAAGATTCACGTCATTGTACCTGTTGTGGATGAATCTTCAACAAAACTTTTTCCGGCATACTTGACTTTCAGTATCAATTTACAAGCTCAAGTACAGTTATATGTTAGAATGTTCTAGACGAATCAATGTGTTAAGCTTTATAGTAGATAATATTCTTCTTAAaataattactccctccatcccaatttatgtgatatagtttgactaggcacggaatttaagaaaggaagacttttgaaacttgtggtctaaaacaagctattgatatttgtgtggctgaaaatcatttcattaagggtaaaaggcgaagttttaagttaaattatttctaaacatagaaatgtatcattctttttgggacagactaaaaaaggaaagtgtatcacataaattgggacagagggagtaggaAATCCCACCATTTATGTTATTTAATAACTTCCGTTATATCATGTAGTCTATACTTTCATTGTTTCTTGTGTCGTAAACTCCTTTTTAGATAGAGTTCTTGTATTCTGTTACGATCTATTCAAGATAATTCTAGTTTTTTCCTCTCTATTTTCGTTGTTGTCTGACCCTTGTTGTGTATTAAACACCTAAGTCAGTGACTTACATCTATAAGTAGTCCTCGCAATGAGTTTGGTAGAATATATTCGAATGATTTTGAGGATTCTAGCAAGGGTAAGACAGGATAATCCAACATGTGGAGGGAGCAAAGCTATAAAGAACTATCTTGTCACTTTCATATTTCCGGTTAGTGCTGTCACCCATTGTTGTCTCAATTTCGTTAAATGGCGCTTCTGCAATTATGTAGAAAGCTGCTGCAAGTGTTTAAATAAGTTCAGAAGTTCTTTACCTCGTATTTGTATTCTTGTTGATAACTCACTCTCTTGGATTTGGACTCCTAACACATCCAATTACATGCATTGTTTCTGGGATTCTTCATTATGCTTTCAATACTTTTTCATATCTCAACTCCTCCATTTCCCAGCTTATGGTGTTTTCTACTTGTTTTTATTTGATTTCAAACATGGTATACCAGTTATGATGTTTTCACATGCTGGACTGAGAGGCTTGAAGCTAAAGTACAGATGAAAGTCTCAGTTATATGGATCTTTGTAATGGATAATTGATCTAATTTTTATTGAATGGTTCAGTCAGGATAGCAGACTCCCTGCCGAATTTGAGATCACAGGTTTTTGCCATCCATGTGGGTCAAAGGAAGGAAATTGTTTGGCTGTTCAAGTGATGAGATGGAGTGATGGTTCCTATCTTGAAGATCAGGATCATTGGTGGTTGTCGGGGATACACCGCGATGTGCATCTTCTAGCAAAGCCTAAGGTGTGAACTTTTCTTTTATACGAGttccatatttcctttttctctggAAGTATTTTTGAAATCTGGAAACTGGCGATGAAAAGAAAACTAACTTACTAGCAAGGTATTTTTCATGCCtgtcttatttttctctcaatATTAACGAtagaaatacaacaaaaactaCTGTACCCCCTTTGGCTAAAGAATTACCTCCCATCCCCTGACTCCAGCTACTCTATCCTTCTTATCTTACTTGCCTTCTGTATGATCACCTTCTCTCTGTTCACCAGTGTTAGTTTGGGTGCATCTTAAAGACTCAAGAGGGGAGTGAATTGTGTCGTACCTAATTAACAACTCAAGAGGGGGGTGAACTGGGTTGTACCTAATTCTTGTTTCCTATTAAAATTTGTCCAACACACTATAAAACCTGGTTCTTATGAGTATTTAGTTTGACAACTAAAAACAGTAAAGTTAGAAATAGTAAGAACATGGGATTTAACATGGAAAAATATCCTGCTCAAAAAGGTAAAAAGACCACGACCTACTCCAGTAGGATTTTACTCCTAACTCCACTAACAAAGTGAgccaaaaaaaatcagatttcaAATTCTTTTAATCTAAGACTTAACTCTAAGCGTTGACATCAATAGTCATCCAACTGCTGTACTTCTCTAAGTCTGATttgaaacaacaaaaaaatgtttcTACGCAACGAACAAACAACAACCTAACAGAACTTCTAAATTACAACTCAAAATCCTAATACAATTGTACTAGGACTGGACTCACTGTATAGAAATGACACAAGGTCCAGAGTCTTCAGTCTGGTTCTTCACTCCTAGACGATTAGTCTTCATACTTTCAAGAATGAGTTACTTGAAAGCTGAATTGTTGTTGTATCTCTCAGTTTGTGGGAAATTAATGATTTCCTGCAAGGTAGCATGCAATATATGCTGTTCCATTAGTAAACACATACAAAAGAATATCACTTATTTCGGAGATTCTATCAAGTAAggaaaccaaaaccaaatcaGAGCCTTTTCCAAAGAGGATTATCATACTGTGTTTTACCAAAAATAACTCCAAGTTAGGCAATCACATGAAATTCTTTTTCAACTCAATTACTATGGAAAGATCTTGTGAATATCTAAGATATATTACACGAATAATAATGGAGATATACAAGAAAATACCACTGTAAGTTGATATAAAATCAACTTATCACTTCCACGGAATGAGATTTTGCACAAAGAAACATTGAATTCATTATTTCTCCCTGCCAAATCATTTCCTTGAGTGAAGCATTCTGATGACTTCTCTAATTCAGTTTAAAACAATCCAGTTAGATTTACTGTTCAAGTTGCATGCCTTAGTATTGAAAGAGTGCTTTatcattcttttccttttccacAATCAATTGGTCTATATCATTCTTTTGCACTTGTAAGCCTTTTCTTTGATACTCTGTTCTTTTACATCACCTTCGGAACTTCCTTTTGGAGTCTTCTGAAGAGAAAGCTTCTCTTGATGCAAATAAATGCatttaattggtatttgatcCATGATACACTAACATCAGTAACTTTTTAAAGGCAGTAGTCCATATAGATCCCCTATCAGCAAATGGTGAATTATGTGCAAGAGGACTTACAGCAGACGATAAGAAATTTGTTGCATATTATTCGGCTTATTAGAAAATATTCCTTTTTGTCTCTAGTCTTTGACTTTTAGCTGTGACTTCGGTTGTAGCAAGAATGGAGATCCTTTCGTGAATCAGTTTCCTGTTTTAATGTGGCACAATTAAATAGGTGGATATGTGATGACTGCTACTTTTTGGTTTTTAAGAAAGCAAAAGTCATGGGAAATGAACATTATAGTAAGAGTTGATTCCCCAATAGTTTTTTGAAGTTATAAAACACGTAGAGACTTCTCCTTTAGAGAAAATGGACTTTATCAGGAAACCGTCCAGATAAAGATCGATATTGAATTTGGGATAAGGGGAGTAGGATTctagtaatgagatgttttcttGGCTATAGCATGTTGCATTTTATAAAGTGTAATACGAGAAGTGTCAAGATTGACTTCTCCCCCTTGAATCAAGTGTCGGAAGGTTTTGCTATCTCTATCTATTTCGATGATGCAGTTCTTTTTTACTCCACTCTATGTTCTAGGGTTTATTGTAGTAATTGTAGCTTGAGAAccagtcaacaacaacaacatacccattgtaatcccacaagtggggcctggggagggtaggatgcaCGCAGGGTGTACCAGTCATAGTCTTTTAAACCATATTTATCTGTCTGACATATGGAAGTTTTCCCACTTTTTCATTACACTCTTGGCAAGTCTGTAGGATTCTTGGGAAGTCTGGTTTGTTAAGGCTTTATGCAGTGTTTTGGTTGAGAACAACTCATCCCCTTATTACgattctttatattattatgacTGACTTGTTGCTCTTACTGTTCTCTGTCTTTTACTATTGATATTTCTCTGTTTTGGCTAGGTCATTGCTGACTTATTACCCAACTTTTCTGGTGCAGACATTTATTGCTGACTATTTCTTTAGAACGAACATGGCCGAGGATTTTTCTTATGCAGACGTAGAGGTAATCATAAAGCCCGAATGGCTTTCTtatatcctttttcttttttgctatCCTACTTGTGCAGTGGATCGTACAACTGTGTACAGTTCTTCCACcaccaaaatatggaaaaatttgCTGGAATATACAAGCCATCGTCACCCTATTAGATGTGGAGAAGGCAGAGAGCAGGTGGCCGGGTGAGAGAATGGCTTGAGTTCTAGACATTTGCTAATAAATGTTAAGCCTGATAATAGAACCTTTGGCTTTTACCATGTTCTTTTGAAGACCTAGCTATCCCCGAGGATCAGTGGTGCGCGGTTCAAAACAAAGTGGATCATGGGCCTGTTCCcctacccttctccacttaaatactagGCTTTTGTCTGTGATAGCGTTCGAATCTTCGACATACGCCAAATCCACATATCACAAGCTGCGGTTTTACCACTAGATCAATGTTTCTTTTAGTGTTGTTTTTGTCTGCTGATATATCTTGTCAATCTTTATTTGCACCTCGGGTTAAGAATCTCCTCAATGTTTCACTAACTTTGGTTGGTCTCTCATTTCCTGGTTgatccttttttgttttttctttttgtggatattaagactttgtttTGACTTAGAAGAAGAATGTCAGTTAGTCCATATAGGAAGTGATTGTAAAGATAACTTTTGCTATGTCTTTATGTCCATGTTGCGTCAGACAGCAGacaaccaattttttttcctcatattGTTTGAACCATACAAAGTATGAGGATTAAAGTGTTGTGCTTCTCTTTTGTTATCTTACCCTGTTTCCATTTACGTTCATTTCTTTTTGtgctaattttattttcttttgttttttgtgaGGCAGAGGTAAGCAAAGGTTAGCCCTTTTTGGTTGGCTTTGTTTTTTTCGTATTCGGTTAGTTGCTAACAAAATAAGTAACTAAATTCTCTTGCTTATGTTGGTATCCTGCTAGTCAACAGACATCTGAAGACATATTTAGAAATTGGATCTCTATAGTCAACAACAACTACGTTAATATGAATCCTCACTATCCATATAGCTCCATTTAAGCTTATCACAGTACAATATAAtacaaaataaaagtaaaaattaacggaaaaggatcaaatatacccctgtactatgagaaaaggtttaaatatacccctcgttatactttcggtCCGAATATACCCTTGTCGTTATACTAttgggtcaaatatacccttgtactatgagaaaaggttcaaatataTCCTTCTTCCGTTAAgattgtccaaggtggacatccaatcctacgtggcactgacatttgatgaggtggatacCACGTAGCATGCCACCTCAGCGCCgctaacccattttacccatCTCCTCTATTTCCTTCCCCTCCGCCACTAAAATTCCCTTCCCCTCCACCACCATTAATGGTGGCTTTACTTTCTTAAGTGTTAGTGCTTAGCTGAACTCgacacataaaatgaaactaCTGACAGAGCAATTcttaatcaagaaaaaagattcCTTTTGAGAAGATCCAAATTTTCTCCCGTAACATCTGGAAGTCACATATGTGTACTCCCAGTGGCTTTTCAAAAGAGTGTTAAATTAATTTAGTACCTAACTAATCCAAAGCATGACATTTTAGAAAGATGGTTGTTTAATTGATTAAGGCCGAATCTACAGTATATGTAAGTGTAGAGATTTGGCCTTCTCGTCCAATTCCACCattaaattaaggacaaaagtTCTGTTTTAATGCATTGACGATAGTTAATTTAGTGGTGGAGGGGAAGGAAATAGGGGAGATGGGTAAAATGAGTTGGCAGcgctgaggtggcatgccacgtggtatcaacctcatcaaatgtcagtGACACGTAGGATGcgatgtccaccttggacaatcTTAACTgaggaagggtatatttgaaccttttctcatagtacaagggtatatttgaaccaatagtataacggcaagggtatatttggaccgaaagtataacgaggggtatatttaaaccttttctcatagtacaggggtatatttggcccttttccgaaaaattaaagataaaacgCTAGAAGTTCTTTATATTTCTACTTGTGGAGTTCCCATATCGGATGGGATGTGGAACTTTGGTCTTCTTATATTGGCTTTGACAATCTTCAACtccatgagctagcttttgtgGTTTAGTTAGGCCCAATGTCCATTACTTTACACTCTAGTGGTACCTGGAAAATTGTTCCTTTACCTTCGGGTAAGCCTATCGTTAGTTGTCATGGGGTATATATGCTGAAGGTTGGCCTTGATGGTGATACTTTTTCACCCATGGCTAAGATTGCTTCATTCtgtttctttttatgttattcGTCGTTGGACTCTTTACCAGTTGGATATTAaaaatgtctcttttcatgGGGAACTCGAAGAAGAGATATGTTTAGAGCAATCACCAAGTGTTGTTGCTCAGTAGGAGTCTAGTAACATGGTGTACAGACTACGACAATCACTTTCTGGCCTGAAGCTATCTCTTCAAGCATGGCTCGATAAATTCAGCACGATTGTTGTTCAGTAACTTAACATAATTTGCAGTGAAGCAGATCATTATGTGTTTTATGGTCACTCAGCTTCAGATTTATGCACGTATTCAGTGGTTtatgttgttgatgtagttATCACTAATAATGATGAAGAAGGAATTATCGAATTCAAACATCACATCTTTTACCGCTTTCAGACTAAGGATCTTGGTCGATTGAGGTTGCTTAATCCAAATTAGAAATTACTACTTCTCAGAGGAAGTATGCTCTTGATATTGTGGATGGAAGACTGTAGGCCTATTGATACTCCGATGGAACCCAATGCTAAGCTTCCATCAGGTCAGAGGCAGCTCCTTAGTGATCATGGAAGATATAGGAGATTGGTAGGTCATGAGCAAATTATTGGTTATACAAATGCATATTGGTCGTGGTCACCCTCTAACAGACGATCTACCTCTCGATAGTGTTCTAGTTGGAGATTCTCAGTCACTTGGAAAAGTAAGAATCATAATGTAGTTGTGCGGTCGAGTGCAAGAGCAGAATTTCGGGGTATGGCAGTGCCTACAAGTGTACTCATTTGGATCAAGCAACTACTGAAAGAATTGAAATCTGGAGAGATTGGTAAAATGGAACTTGTATGTGATAATGAAGTTGCACTCACATTGCTCCAATCAGTGTTTCACTAGAGGACCAAATGCGTAGAAATTGATTGTTATTTCGTCAGATAAAAGATATTCTCAGGAGACGTTGTCACAAAGTTTGTTGCGGTCAAATGATCAGCTTGTATGCATTCATCTAGTTTCTCGCCGGTCCCAGAATATGTTATATATTTAGCAaactttgtatatataatttgtATGCACCATCTTGAAGGGGGTGTTAGAATCCCGTAAATATTCCAGAataagtgtaaatatagtagATAGCTGGATTTGCTCTTTGTAATTATATGTTGTCATTATTTATTGATTTCCTTTCCTTTCTAGGACATGTAAACTCAGTTATTTAAACATCAATAGCTTTAAgaaaggcataatacataaaccgGCACCAAATTTGGCCTCAGGCAACGAAACACTTCAACTTTGAGAATGcacatctagacacctcaactcCTCTCCACTGTGTTggttgaacactccaacttacaaaatgatcatttaGACACCTCTAAAATTTATGTGCCACGTCAGCATCGGGTGTCCATGAGACATGGTGGGGACAAGTTGAGGTATCTATATATGCACTCCCAAAGTTGGAGTGCACACTTGCCAGCTGCGGCCCAGTTTGAGTgcttgtttatgtattatgcctttaGGAAATAATCAAGTTGTGTTATCTCCTCCTGCTCTCTTTCTCACATGGCATTAGAGGAGACAGGGTTCAAGTATCACCGCACCCATTATCAAAAGAAATTTCATGTGTTCAGCTCATGGAAAAAAATCAGGCCCCCACGTGAGGGAACACGTTGAGACATAATATAATGAAGTAATAAAAAGTGTGTTCTATCTACTAGCTTAAGTTTTATATTAGCTGACCACACATTTCAATTATATGGAACTTTGGTCATCTTATATGGTTTTGGACAATCCTcacctcatgagctagctttttgATTGAGTTGGGCCCAATGTCTATCTCTTTCATGATATCAAAGTCAGATTCATCCCAATTCTCATGGTTTATCAGATGTTGGgttgctcaaaaaaaaaaaaaaaatctcatggTTTATCTGATGTTTATATTACCACGCTCCTGATGTCCAGTTCTTGGCGTCTCGGGGGTAGGGGTTGAGTTCCCACATTGGGTGGGATGTGGAACTTTGATGATCTCCTTATATAGTCTTGGACGATCCTCACCTCATGAGCTAATTAGCTTTtagggttgagttaggcccactGTCCATTTCTTTGGTTGTTCACGAGCATATAAATCTCTCTGTttattaatgaatttgaaaTTCTAATTAGAGTTGCAAGCCATCATTTGTTTTGATTTCCCATTTCCCTTCATCCTATTATTTAGAGCTACTTTGACTGGCACGGACTATAATCCTGtgagaaaagaaatatttgaacggattgtttgttttattttgttgtttttttcatttttgatgAAGTGAAAAAATGTTTGAGTAGATTTCTATATTGACCTGGGTGGAGAAGTTTAAGAAGAAAGGTTATAAATCTGAAAAGTAAAATAGCTGAAAGGATGGCCTTTCTGATTCAAATAATGAAAAGTAAAATAGCTGAAAGGATGGCCTTTCTGATTCAAATAAATAACAAGTCACAACAGTTTATACTTGTTTGATCATTACACGGAGAAACTTTGGTCACTTCACACAATCGGTCAATCGGGACGGCTAAAAAATTTGAGCATGTTAATTTTATGGGAAGGAGGGATTATTAAATGCTGATGACATAATTTTGCTGATTTTACCTTATGCTGTCCATAATGCAGGTGGAAGTGAAAATTGATAACTCATTCGACAATAATGGCATCGCTGACTTCACTATTGAAGCTTCACTCTATGACAGTGGAGATTGGCTTAGCCGCTCTGAGCATATTGATTTGCTTTCTGCTAACATTGCTCATCTGGAGTTAGTTCTGTCTTCTGATCCTTGTCTGGGATTTAAAGGCTACATGCTTGTGGGGAAGGTGCAAGCACCTAAACTATGGTCTGCAGAGCAAGTAAGTGATTTTTCTTAACTTCAACAGAAAGAAATTTCCTTATTGTCACAAAACTTTTGGAAATCTAAACCACGATAATGTTTTACAATGCTGCTATCCTTGTTCTATTATTTCCTAAAGGGCATATTGCATCTCATTAGATGCCACACTCAAAACTTGTTTGATGTAGGGTTCGGGTTTAGCAGTAATGCTATTTTCCATTACATTTTAGTAGCACTGGTACAATGTTAATCATTCTTTATAATCTGGTTGTCTGCTATTTCTCCTGTACTCCCTTGCAGGGAAGCTTAGAGTGCAAGGGATCCTTCTTCTTTATTAAGTTGGGAAATCTTGTATGCTTTATCATGACACTCGACTTCTACATCTTTAATGACCCTGCCTTATATAGAATTCCAAATCTTTAGCTAAGATTTGCATGAATTTATTTCCAGTTATAACTAGGAAAAGATGGAAGGCTTTTTTCCCTGTGTATAAACTTCATCCTGACTTTCTTAGGTCCCCTTAGCAAATGGATTTACACCATGATACTGAGTGCATCGCCTTCTCCGTGATTGTATCAAACTCTCATTTGAAAGATTAATATTGTATTAGGAAGTCAGCTTTGTAGTGTTGCTTAGGCAGGACAAGATTTGCCCTGTAGTTgctttataatttctttttatcgATTGAGCTCAGTCTTTCATTTTATCAGGACTGAATTTCCAGTGGTCTTCTCTGACCTCCGATAGATGTAATTTACTTTAATGCTCTCACTGCAACTTTGAAGAAATTCCTTATTCGTCTCTCCTTCTGTTAACAGCCAAATCTCTACACTCTTGTTATCACCCTTAAAGATGCATCAGGAAACTTGGTTGACTGTGAATCATGCCAAGTTGGTATGAGAAAAATATCAAAAGCCCCAAAACAGCTGCTAGTAAATGGGCGTCCAGTAGTAATTAGAGGGGTGAACAGGCATGAGCACCATCCACGTCTTGGAAAGACAAACTTGGAGTCCTGCATGGTCAAGGTTTGTTTGttaaatcctttttctttttttgtctaaATATTTGATGTATTTCTCTACACTGTAAAATTGCAGGCATGCTTATTGCAAAATCTTCATATTTTCCGTTGAAGACAAATCTTATATCCTGTTACTTCTTGTAGGATTTGGTTTTGATGAAACAAAACAATATTAATGCTGTCAGGAACAGCCATTATCCTCAGCATCAACGCTGGTATGAGTTGTGTGATCTATTTGGCATGTACATGATCGATGAGGCCAATATCGAGACACATGGTTTTTTTGATTATCCAAATTACAAGCATCCTGCCCAGGAATCTTGTTGGGCTGCTTCCATGCTGGATCGTGTGGTTGGCATGGTTGAGCGGGACAAAAATCATGCCTGTATTATAATATGGTCCATAGGGAATGAGGCATGCTATGGACCGAATCATGCAGCACTCTCTGGTATGTGCTTTTTCATTGTTTTCACTTTCCATTTTCTGTTTTGTTTACTCTTTGTTCTTAAGTAAAGTGCTAAGCTTTCCAAGGGATGTAAGGACACTGCCTCACGGGTATATACATGTGGCCACAACTTCAGAAACAGATGCTACTCACTCTTCAGTTTCCCCATTCGAGCTATAGGTCTCTTACTGGTAGAGGAACAGTAGTTTAGCCACAAAGCTAGCCCTGAAGGGACTGCCTTCAATATACTTTGGCCACAAAGCCGTCCGTGAAGGAATTTTTAGTATACTTCCCTAACATTGCTAAGTCATGTTTTATGTATTGGTTGCATCCATAACTGCTAGGTAGATTTGGTTATAGTTTATAGATCAGAACACTATCTGAATGACTAAAGTGTTTGCAAATACCCTATAGATAGCCAAGTTATCAAGGATCAGAAGCTAAGTGCATAATATACTTTATTATCCTGCATGTGATATTTTTGATTCTCTAGGTGGTCAAAAAACACTAGGTACATCATACTTCTTTCGTGATGTGTCAAGTTCAGAAAAGGCTAGCTTTTAGATCCGTCCATGCAAGCTTTGCACCTAACCCCCTCCTTAGTTGTCATGTTCACCAACCAAATTAGACTCTTTTCAGGTTGGGTACGAGAAAAAGATGCATCAAGACTGGTGCACTATGAAGGTGGTGGATCGAGGACATCTTCAACAGATATTGTATGCCCCATGTACGCACGTGTGTCCAAAATAGTTGAAATAGCAAAAGATCCAACTGAACAACGGCCTTTGATATTATGCGAGTATGATCTTCTATTATCCACTTCTTTTTCTTGGTCAATTTAACTGCTCTTAATTTTTCATAATAAGTGATGATTTCACGTTGCAAATTGTGGTGCAAAACTGCTCAGATATTCACATGCCATGGGGAACAGCAACGGGAACCTCCATAAATACTGGGAAGCAATAGATAGTACATTTGGTCTGCAAGGAGGCTTTATATGGGATTGGGTTGATCAGGTTTGTTCATGATTTAGGATTGGTCCTGTAATTATGGACATTTTTTAACGATAGGAGTTAATGTAGTCGCTAAAATAGATTTGCTTTGCAGTTTTTTCCCTTCAACGTATTTCAGAGTTAGTTGGTTTCGGAAAACATTATCATGACTCTGTTTTTATGACTTCAAGCTGCCCTCTTGAGTTAAAAgcaaatgaatgtttattgaccTAAGACATTTTAAAGATGCAGACCCTATGCAGGATAGATTCCTATCAGGGTAAATAGttgaatttaaattcaaatacTAGGACTAATGCCTGCTCTATTTGGATGAAATAGAACTTGGTGGCTGTCTCTCTAGTCGACGTGCATATTTCATAAAGCAGAATTGGTTtgtataatacttaatttttatttagaagGCACGAGCTTTCTGATTTTCAATCTAGCATTATGTGCTGCAAGTGTGACTTTTGATTTGAAAGGCATGTCCTTGCTATTTGCAACATCGTCATATGGAGAACCAAGCTAAAACCATTTGACCGCATAATTGTTGCTTGACGTTCTGAAGCCTATGCAATTACAAAAAAGATTCAACTCACGCACGAAAGTAGTAGTCATAGAGATGTTATATCTTTCTGTTATTTTAGTTGTGCTTCCTTTTTAACTGAACACTATCACTTGGCACTTTTTATAGGGATTATTAAAGGAAGGTTCACATGGAATAATGCACTGGGCATATGGAGGTGATTTTGGGGACACTCCTAATGATTTAAACTTCTGCCTGAATGGTCTCATATGGCCTAATCGAAGTCCTCATCCTGCATTACATGGTGAGTAGACAGTTCTCTTGTTCAACAATTTGTTTTGTCCCGTCTTATAAAAAGCTTTGCAAGACTAATAGACAATAAGTCACGTCAAccaacctttttaaaaaaagtgtaGGGTGTGGAAGCATAGAACCTTAAGTAATGCTGAATAAGTAatctaatattttaatttttgggtaCTTTTAGGGGTGAAGCTTTTACTTTTCACTCATATCTTATCTgtcatttgattgaatttgcctTCAGTGACCAGAATGTTTAGCAAAAATGTCACCAAGATGTTAGGAGTCTTGCTAGTTTTTCCTGTTGTGTCTGGAAATTTATGGGGCAGGGGAAGGAGGGGGGACAATTGGGTAGTATGCACAAAGCATGTATGCCTGAACATGTTATCTGCGTTGGACGATGTAACCtgaattttacaaaattaccgGTGCTTGCTAAACTTGAACATGTCTAACTGTATAACATGTTTGTTGTCAGAGGTCAAGTTTCTTTACCAGCCAATCAAGGTCTTATTTAAAGAAGGAATTATCAAGGTACTCTTGGATACCACTTAAATTTTCTGTTCACTTACATCAGTATCTCTTAAATGACAATTAGGCTTTTCTTTTCAGATAGCAAACATGCATTTCTTTGATACTACCCAAGCGTTGGAGTTTAACTGGGTACTTCATGGCGATGGGTGTGAACTTGGGTCTGGGATCCTCCCTCTACCTGTCATAGAACCCCAGAGAAGCCATGAAACAAAATGGGAATCTGGCCCATGGTTTTCTGCGTGGACTTCATCTAGTGCAGCAGAAATTTATTTAACAATTACAGCAAAGCTTTTGCACTCTACTCGGTGGGCTGATTCTGGTCACCTCACTTCGTCCACACAAGTTCTGTTACCTAACAGACGGAAAGTTGTCCCTCATGTACGTGGCTCTTACTTGACATTTATTTTTTAGTCTGGTAGTCCTTTTTCAGACATCACTGACTATTTTATGAACTTTTTGCTTTAGATCATTAAAAGCACCGATGCCACTTTACTTTGCGAAGTTCTTGATGACATAATAAAGGTTGGCCAGAAGGACTGGTGGGAGCTGAAATTTAACAAACAAACTGGTGGTATAGACAGCTGGAAGGTAAATACTT
This portion of the Lycium ferocissimum isolate CSIRO_LF1 chromosome 1, AGI_CSIRO_Lferr_CH_V1, whole genome shotgun sequence genome encodes:
- the LOC132056549 gene encoding uncharacterized protein LOC132056549 isoform X1, coding for MSSLISQMVLPSNNGYKAWEDPYFFKWRKRDSHVPLHCHESVEGSLRYWNERNKVDLLLSKSAVWDDDAVSRALDCAAYWVNGLPFVKSLSGLWKFWLAPGPSNVPTNFYDSSFQDSSWEKIPVPSNWQMHGYDRPIYTNTIYPFAFNPPKVPDDNPTGCYRTFFFLPEEWEGRRIFLHFEAVDSAFYAWVNGVPVGYSQDSRLPAEFEITGFCHPCGSKEGNCLAVQVMRWSDGSYLEDQDHWWLSGIHRDVHLLAKPKTFIADYFFRTNMAEDFSYADVEVEVKIDNSFDNNGIADFTIEASLYDSGDWLSRSEHIDLLSANIAHLELVLSSDPCLGFKGYMLVGKVQAPKLWSAEQPNLYTLVITLKDASGNLVDCESCQVGMRKISKAPKQLLVNGRPVVIRGVNRHEHHPRLGKTNLESCMVKDLVLMKQNNINAVRNSHYPQHQRWYELCDLFGMYMIDEANIETHGFFDYPNYKHPAQESCWAASMLDRVVGMVERDKNHACIIIWSIGNEACYGPNHAALSGWVREKDASRLVHYEGGGSRTSSTDIVCPMYARVSKIVEIAKDPTEQRPLILCEYSHAMGNSNGNLHKYWEAIDSTFGLQGGFIWDWVDQGLLKEGSHGIMHWAYGGDFGDTPNDLNFCLNGLIWPNRSPHPALHEVKFLYQPIKVLFKEGIIKIANMHFFDTTQALEFNWVLHGDGCELGSGILPLPVIEPQRSHETKWESGPWFSAWTSSSAAEIYLTITAKLLHSTRWADSGHLTSSTQVLLPNRRKVVPHIIKSTDATLLCEVLDDIIKVGQKDWWELKFNKQTGGIDSWKVNGVSVMNKGIYPCIWRAPTDNDKGGGPLSYLSRWKAANLDKLIFVNQSCSVENMNGHEVKLSATYHGIAKAEEKTPSDLETSSVLFKVDMTLLIYGSGDVVLECNIKPCPDLPPLPRVGVEFQLDSNINHVKWYGRGPFECYPDRKSAAHLSIYELAIGEMHVPYTVPGECSGRADVRWVTFENKDGVGLCATTYGGSPPLQMNASYYSTAELERTTHDEDLRKSENIEVHLDHKHMGLGGDDSWSPCVHDEYLVPAVPHSFSIRFFPKTAATTGSDIYKSQFSEE
- the LOC132056549 gene encoding uncharacterized protein LOC132056549 isoform X2, producing the protein MSATKWIYCYQNLQFGMMMLFLELLIVLLTGLMVYLSLNLCLAYGNSGWLLALVTFQRIFMIAHFKILHGRKYQMHGYDRPIYTNTIYPFAFNPPKVPDDNPTGCYRTFFFLPEEWEGRRIFLHFEAVDSAFYAWVNGVPVGYSQDSRLPAEFEITGFCHPCGSKEGNCLAVQVMRWSDGSYLEDQDHWWLSGIHRDVHLLAKPKTFIADYFFRTNMAEDFSYADVEVEVKIDNSFDNNGIADFTIEASLYDSGDWLSRSEHIDLLSANIAHLELVLSSDPCLGFKGYMLVGKVQAPKLWSAEQPNLYTLVITLKDASGNLVDCESCQVGMRKISKAPKQLLVNGRPVVIRGVNRHEHHPRLGKTNLESCMVKDLVLMKQNNINAVRNSHYPQHQRWYELCDLFGMYMIDEANIETHGFFDYPNYKHPAQESCWAASMLDRVVGMVERDKNHACIIIWSIGNEACYGPNHAALSGWVREKDASRLVHYEGGGSRTSSTDIVCPMYARVSKIVEIAKDPTEQRPLILCEYSHAMGNSNGNLHKYWEAIDSTFGLQGGFIWDWVDQGLLKEGSHGIMHWAYGGDFGDTPNDLNFCLNGLIWPNRSPHPALHEVKFLYQPIKVLFKEGIIKIANMHFFDTTQALEFNWVLHGDGCELGSGILPLPVIEPQRSHETKWESGPWFSAWTSSSAAEIYLTITAKLLHSTRWADSGHLTSSTQVLLPNRRKVVPHIIKSTDATLLCEVLDDIIKVGQKDWWELKFNKQTGGIDSWKVNGVSVMNKGIYPCIWRAPTDNDKGGGPLSYLSRWKAANLDKLIFVNQSCSVENMNGHEVKLSATYHGIAKAEEKTPSDLETSSVLFKVDMTLLIYGSGDVVLECNIKPCPDLPPLPRVGVEFQLDSNINHVKWYGRGPFECYPDRKSAAHLSIYELAIGEMHVPYTVPGECSGRADVRWVTFENKDGVGLCATTYGGSPPLQMNASYYSTAELERTTHDEDLRKSENIEVHLDHKHMGLGGDDSWSPCVHDEYLVPAVPHSFSIRFFPKTAATTGSDIYKSQFSEE